In Wolbachia endosymbiont (group A) of Pogonocherus hispidulus, the genomic stretch TAACACACCTCCTTTAACTATATTTATATTATACTAATGAAAGTATATTCAAAAAAAATCAAACCACGTTCTACACTAACTTTTATTATTAACTTAATTGTGTTGAAAATAACTGCAAGTGTTAAACTTGAGCTTTTATCTTTCATTATACACTACTCACTATAAGTTTACAATAATACCTTATATAATAGACTTAGTGTTTGGAATTATGCAAGTATTTTTTTTATTGAAAAGAGTTAATAAGATATAAAGACGTTTTCAGAAATCTTTAAGCTCAATAACATCCTCTCTCTTTGGACTAGTTGAAATTAGATGAATTGGTACACCTATTAATTTTTCTAACCTGTCTATATATTTTATTAAATTGATAGGCAATGTTTCAATCGACCTTTTACCTTGAGTGTTTTCTTTCCAGCCAGGAAACTCTTCATATATTGGCTCTAATTTCTCTTGTATTGAATGTGATGCGGGTAAATAATCATACATTTTCCCGCTGTACTTGTAATCAGTGCATATTTTAATTGTATCAAAAGAATCAAGCACATCTAATTTGGTTAATACAATGCTTGAAACTCCAGAAAGTTGCGCAGCCTGGCGCACTAGAACTGCGTCAAACCATCCGCAGCGCCTTCTTCTATTGCTCACTGTTCCAAGTTCCTTGCCTATAGTAAATAAGCTATCTCCAATCTCGTTCTTTTGCTCAGTAGGGAATGGACCATTGCCCACTCTTGTTGTATAAGCTTTTACCACACCAATAATGTAAGCATTGGAGGCTAATCCTGAGCCTGTTATTGCTTGCGACGCTACAGTATTACTTGAAGTAACAAAAGGGTAAGTTCCGTGTTCGATATCTAAAAATGTGCCTTGGGCGCCTTCAAATATTATTTTCTTACCTTCTTTCACAAAGTCATTTAATATCCTCCACACAGGTTTTTTATATGAAAGAATTTTTTTTGAAATCCCTTGAATTTCCTTTAATATTTCTTCTTTTTTAACCACCTGGTAGTTAAGGCCTTTTCTGATAGCATTGTGGTAATTCAAAAGAGTATCCACTCTTTTATTGAGCTCATCTGCGTTTTCTAAATCACAAAGGCGTATAGCTCTCCTGCCAACTTTATCTTCATAACATGGCCCTATCCCTTTGTTTGTTGTACCAATTTTGTGATTTCCGTTTAAATCTTCAAATAGCTTTTCCTTGTCCTTATGTACGCTAAGTATTAATGGACAGCTCTCGGATACCATCAAGTTGTTATAGTTTACGTCCACTCCTTTAACTTTCAATGACTCTATTTCTGAGATTAGAGCATGTGAATCAAGAGCAACACCGTTTCCTATGATGGATATTTTGCCCGTTCTCAAAACAGCAGAGGGCAGTAAATTTAATTTATAAACCTCATCACCTATTACTATAGTGTGCCCTGCATTATTTCCTCCCTGAAATCTCACAACTACATCTGCATTCTCAGAAAGATAATCTACTATTTTACCCTTGCCTTCGTCACCCCATTGCAGACCAATAATTACAATGTTATTCATCATTATTTTCTAAATTAATACATAAATATTAATGCAGTACGCTACAAATGGAAAGAGAAATCTACACCTTTCCTGCACCTCTTAAATAAAGAAATATACTGTCGATTTTCTTAATATATTACCAAATTATTCATCATTATATGATACAACTTACAGCATATTTACAGTAAGGTGTTATTTATGAAAGAGGCAAAAGGAAAAAATAATAAGAGTCCAGTAGTTAGATTAAAGGCCACAGCTAAAGAGTTCAATTTTAGTAAATTAAGAGCAGATCAAGATAATGAATTAGCAAATTCTGGTGAAACAATGTTCTTAGATTTTCAAAGGATGAATTTTATTATTAACGGAAAAGAAATAGATAAAAATTTTATTATTGCATTTAAGGAAGGAGCTAAGCACCGCAGAAGCGAACTTTTTAATAGTGATGATATATATAATGACGAAATATTTAACAAAAAAGGAACAAGAGAAATAGATACGGATCGTGGCAAAGCTTTTGTTGCTTCAGTACTCGAAGATATTGAGAAAGAGCTTGTAAATGACGCATTGGGTGAGCTGTGGAAAAATCACTGCGAAGATCCCAAAACTACTGATCATCAAAAAACTGATTCATATAAGAAAGAATTTGAAGAATTTTACAATGCTGGCCAAAGGTATATCCATCTATTACCAACAGAGAAAGATGAAAACAAGGATTACCGTTCCTTTGCAAAAGAAGTTTTCAAGAAAATGTTTAGATACGCTGGGGCAGAAGTTCCAAGTGATGCTATTTTAGAAGAGCTAGTTACCAATTGTAATCAAGCAGGGTATGAGGCTGCTCCATTTATACAAACCCAACTTGCACTTGGACAGTCGTTCATAGTAGAAAATCCTAAAAAAGTAATAAACATTGATTGTGCTAACCAAAATAATGTGAGAATTAGATCTGATATGAGGCTACCAATACTTTCTGTCAAAGATCATATGCATGGGGATAAGATATGTAATCTGCCCAGTTCATTGGAATTTACAATTGAATCTTACGATGGTGAAGACTTTGTAACATACGGTGATGGTAAACTGTTGCTTACTATTCCTAAAGAGTTAAAAAATTATAAAGATAATGGCAAGAGCTTGTTTGACATTATTAAAGAATATTTTCAGAAATTCTGTGCAAAATTAGGATTTAAACCTGAGACAAAAATACAAATAGAGCATGGCTTCGGTGCTCAAAGTAACTATTTAGATGGTACAATATCAACCACAGGATCAGATGCAAATGAAGAATTTATCGATCTTTTAGAGAAAAGTCTCAAAGATGGGTTGTCGAAACTAGATGATAATCAAGAAGATATTGATGCTTATGTTGAAGGTAAAATGCCTACTGTTATTGAGTTATTAAGTAATTATGCTAAACTTGAAGATAATAAAGAAAATAGAGAGTTATTAATAAGTGAAGTAGCAGATAATTTAGGGCTTTCCACTCAAGATAAAACAGCACCAGAAGTATTGATGGAATTAGGCTCTTTACCTTCTTTGATAAAAGGTCAGGTTAATCATAATCAAGTGCAGTCTGTTGTAAATATTTTTACCAATTTAATTATTGAAGGGAAAAGCGAAATATACGAAAAAAAAGGTGCGATTAATGCAATTGATGCAATTCATAAGGAGATAGATAAGGCAATTGTTGAACAAGAAAAAAAAGCAACTAATAAACAAGATATAGAAAATGATAAATGGACAGATAAAATAAAAAAACAGAGATTATCTGTGGAATCACATGAACACTTACATTAAAGATACTAGTAGGCTCTTTAAATATTTTAGAGTTCATGGTTACAACGGTTGCTATTTTACAGTGCATCTCACGACCATAATCATGAACTTCTTCCATTAGCTGCTTTCCCATACCTTTTCTTCTATAATCAGAATGTACCCAAAGCAAGTCAGTGTAAATTGAACCATAGATAACAAAACCGCTACAACCTGCAATAATTTGTTCAGTATCATCGCGAATAAAAAAAGCAAATGGGTTACACGTACCTTTATCAACGGTTTCTTCATTAATCTTTTTGAGTAGGAATTCAATGTCTTTGCTACTTGGTGATGTGGTGTGTTCTATTTTCATCTCTCGGCCTAATACCGCATACTAATTTCTCTTTTTATTTTGTACAAATTAATTAAGTGAAGTGAGTATAGTATCCACACTACCAAAAAAAATGTGGCACAAAACATAAACATTACAATGAGTGGCAACAGCAAAGAACTTTCTATTGCTACTCCACCTCTTCTTAGAATACTTGCTGGCTGGTGGAGAGTAGACCATAAATTTACGGAAAATTTTACTATAGGAATATTTATAGCACTAAAAATGGCAAATACTGCTGCTGATTTTTCTGCCCTCGCTTCATTATCAAAGGCGCTCCACAATGAAAGGTAGCCAACATATAGGAAAAATAAAATCAGCATTGAAGTAAGCCTTGCATCCCATACCCACCAAGTGCCCCAGGTTCCTTTTCCCCAAATGCTGCCTGTGATTAAACACATTGCCGAAAAGACTGTCCCTGCAGGAGCAGCAGCATGTGCCAAGACACTAGCAATGCTATTGTTCCACACCAATGAAATGAAACTAAGTGATGCAATTAATCCATATATTCCAAGAGCAAGCCATGCAGAAGGCACATGAATGTACATAATTCGTACAATTTCTCCTTGTTTATAATCTTCTGGGGAGAAGAATAACGCTAAAAACATTCCAATTAAAAAACATGCGAAACAAACAATCCCAAGCCAAGGTAGAGCTTTCTTAGAAAAAAAAGTGAAATTTGTAGGCTTTAATAAAAACATTCATTTTGAGAGTAATTGTGTTAAGAATTTACCAATTAGTTTGAGTTTTATCAACAGGATAGTTTTTCTATATTTACTTAAGTTAACAAATCAGCATAATTTCAGTAGCAGATAGCTTGTTTGCCATATGACCCTTAAAAAACTTAATTTACATTTAGTATCAGATTCAAGTGGTGAAACTGTTATATCAGTTGCAAAATCAGCTTTGAAACATTTTCGTTCTGTAGAAACAATTGAATATGTTTGGTCTTTTGTGAAAGAAGAAGAGCAAATTGACAAAATTCTGGAAGAAATTAATAAGAAAAGTGATGAGCATAATTTTGTTATATGCACTATTACTGATGATGAGTTAAGAAAATATCTAAAAGATAACTGCATAAAGTCGAAAATTCCTTATAGGGCAATATTATCGCATATTATCAGAGAAATTTCATCCTATCTTGAAATTGAAAAAGACGAAAAGCTTGATCTGCATACTGAAATAAATAATGAATATTTTCAGCGTATTGAGGCAATAAACTATACTATTAATCATGATGACGGACAAAATATTCAAGATATTGATAAGGCAGATATAATTTTGGTTGGAGTTTCACGCACATCAAAATCTCCCACCAGTATGTATTTAGCTTATCGAGGCTACAAGGTTGCAAATGTTCCTTTTGTTAGTGAGGTACCATTTTATGTCGACTTAGCAAAATTAAAAAATAAGCTGGCGATAGGAGTAACAATAAACCCAAGCAGACTGGTAGAAATACGCAAAAATAGACTTACTTCAATGAACGACAAAGATAATAATACATATGCTAGCCCTACAAAAGTAGAAAAGGAAATTAAAGAAGCAGAGGAACTTTTTAAGCAGAATAACTGGCCAATTATTGATGTTACGCGTAAGTCGATCGAAGAGGTATCAGCAACAATTATACAATATTTTAATAAAATGTTATCAATTGACTAACTCTCCGTAAATGATCATAATGTAAGGTAATTTAATTCTTCTATAGATATGAAAGTCAAGAGTTCGCTAAAATCTCATCGCAACAGAGATAAAAATTGTAAAGTTGTGAAAAGGGGTGGTAAGATTTACATTATAAACAAGGTAAAGCCAAGGTGTAAAGCGCGTCAAGGTTCTTAGCTTTTTGTTCACCTTTTCATGTTATACATTTCTTGTATGTGAAAGTACGGTGCTTATATCTAAAAAGAAGCAAAAGTTACTGTGTTTAAGCGCAGCCTTGCTCATTTCTTCTCTTACATTATATTTCAGCATTAGCACAATTACAGGTAAACGTGGCTTATTGACGCTAATAGACTTAAAAAAAGAAATCGAGTACAATAAACTTTTGCTAAAGGATGTCTCTTCTGAAAAGAAAAAGTTGGACAACAAAGTATTTGGCTTATATGAAAAAAGCTTAGATTTAGATCTGCTTGATGAGCAAGCAAAAAATGCTTTAGGTTATGTGAACCCTAATGAACTTATGGTTGTTCTTGATGTGGAATAGCAGTAGACTTCTTGCGTTACCTACTGTCATCCCAGTGCCCCTATGATGTCATTCCAGTGCCTCCTTCTCCTGTCATCCCAGTGCTCCTTTTTTTGTCATCCGAGTAGCCCCTTTTTTGTCATCCCAGTGCCCAGACACTGGGATCCAGAAGACTTAATTTCAACCAAATAATAAAGGCTAGATCCCAGTGTCACGCACTGGGATGACAAAAAAAGGAGCACTGGGATCCTTTTTTTGGGGATTCCAGTGCAGCTACTTGCATCTGCCACCTGCAAACTGCAATGTTCGTACAGATGTAGGTGCTAAGTTTTACAAACACCATGTTGCGCTGAACCTTGAATATCCACTCCTTTTAATTCAGTGTCAGGAGCGATGGGTTTTGATATTGTGTATGTAATGCCACCGGCTATCAGTGCAGATACCACAGAAGCTGCAACTATTAATAGAGCAGACAATCCGGAAGCAATACTAAGAGCAGCACCTACTACTAACATAGCTGCAAGGCTCGCGTAGGCAACTTTTGGGGAAAATTGTCTTTTTCCTACTTTTTCTAGCGACAATTTATTTGTTTTAGTTTTTGTTTTGCCTAGTTCACTCTTAAGTGGTGTGTTTTCATTCTCCAGACTTTTTATTTTTTGTTTTAGTGATTCATTCTCTTTATTGAATTCTTTCAACTTAGTCTCATGTTCAGCTATACAACTTTTTGATTCTCCTAGTTCCTTTTCTAATTTTTTTAATTCTTCATTTTTTGCATCAATGTCTTCTCCATCTTCTGATTCAGTACATATTCCACTGTCGTCACTACTACTACTTTCATTTAAAGAGGTAGAGATCTGTTCATCACTACATGTGGCATGTGTTTCTCGCAATGACTCAATTTTTTTTATTCTGTCTTTGACAGATAGGTATTGCTCATCTACTGTACTGTCACTACTTTCACCCGTAACAGAAGTCTGTTTATCATTACGTGTAGCATCATGTTGTTTCAAATAAGGACTTATAACATTTGCTGGTGCAGCAGCTGCATTATTCCCGTTCACAACTAAACCTTCTGGAGTTTTATTCGTTTTTATTATGATATCTCTTGGAGTTTTGTCTTTATTCTTTTCTAATTGAGGATTTGCGTTAGCACTTAGTAAAAGCTGCACTATCTCTTGATTACCATTAGAAGTAGCAATATTCAAAGGAGTCAGTCCAGAGTGATCTTTCATAGTAACACTTACTTTGTTTTCCAGTAGAAGCTTCACCATTAATGCATTAGCGCATTGTACAGCAAAATGTAATAATGTACCTCGTGCTGTAGTGTTATCTGGCGTTTGCAGCTTAAACTCGTGATTTTTATAAAAACTGTTAGATTTAAATATGTTATATACTATTGTATATGGAGAATCTATTCCGTTCTCATCACTCTTTTTTTTTAATTTATCTTGTACTTTTTTTAATACATTATCACTGCTTAAGTCTTTGCTTTTACTTACTTCTCGTATTATTTCAAAAAATTTTTCCCTTTCTATTGCCATAACTTTTACACCTAATTTATTTATTATTGCTGAACAGTCTCACAAAAAAGTTAAGTTTGTCGAAATTCCATGTTTGATCTAAAAATTAGTCATAAACATTTTCTATGCAAGTAGCTGACACTGGTTCACTCTATAATGGTGTCACAGCAGTCCTACATAATGCCACCGCGAACCGTCATACCGCGATTCACTCGCGGTATCTCATCCGCTAACACGTAGCGGGATGACGAGCTTATCGTCATACCACCACGAACCGTCATACCGCGATTCATTCGTGGTATCTCAAAGCATAGATCCCGCTAACAAGCAGCGGGATGACGGTTGTCGTTTAGCCATAAACATTAAGAAATTTACCAAATGAAAAAAAGGCAAAAGAAGCCCCATGGTGGTTGGCTATTTACTATGTACTAAAATATCGGCGTTTTTTTTATTCTAAAACGCTTGATTAAGAGCGATTTAGCTGCTTTTAACTTGCAACTAACCTACACCGCAAGTGTTTAAGAAATTTACTAAGCAGGAAAAAAGGCAAAGAAAACCCAGAGTAGCTAGTATTCAAATTCTCCCTTGTCAATTTGACGTTTTTTGCTGTCTTAAACGCTTTGTAAGCGCGTTTCGGCTTATATAGGTAAAAACCTAAAAATTTTTAAAGACATGCGATGCACGTAGTGCGAAAAATTAAACATGAGACGCCAAATACCCTAAGTTTTTTGTCATTAACCTGCACAGATTGCGAAGATAAATAAATAGCTTCACTTTCATGATAAGGGGGCTGGCGGAGTTTGTCAAGGAAGTTTTTTCACTTCTGCGGGCTACCTGGGTTAATATTATATAGAAGGTTTGCTGCCAATAAAGCCTAAACTTACCAAATACATTTCTGTAGATTCAGATCTACTTGACTTTGGTTTAAAGTATTTTACTGTTTTAAACATTTTTTTTAGCTCATTACAAAAATCTTTATCAGATTCTCCTTGGAAAATTTTTACTACAAACGTGCCACCATGGCTCAAGAAATGCTTTGCAAAATTGAGCGCTGCCTCACATAAAAGCATAATTCTGATATGATCTAACGATTTTAAACCACAAGATTCGGGCGCCATGTCAGATAAAATTACATCAAATTTTTGATCCTTGAATTTTTCTCTTAAAATTTCAAGCCCATTGATAATATCGCATTGTATAAACTCTACTCCATTAATTGCGTTCATTGGTTTCATGTCAAGAGCAACTACATTTGCACCTTTCTGAGACGCGACTTGTGACCATCCACCAGGAGAAGCACCAAGATCAATAATTTTTTGCCCTTCTTGGAATAATTTAAATTTATTATCCATTTCTACCAGCTTATATGCTGAGCGTGACCTATAACCATCCTTGCTAGTTTTTCGCACATACTGATCATTCAAATGACGATGTAGCCACCTTGTTGAAGATAGTTTTCTGCCTCTAGCCGTCTTTACTCTAGTTTTTATTGCTAATACCCTACTTATTATTGATTATATCTTTGAGCTCTTTTTCAACTACTTCTTTTACCAGTGCATGTAGATATTTATTCAGCCATTCTGAGAGCTGAGGTTTTAAAAGAGATGTAACTAATTCTTCAACAGTAAGATTCGCTCTTTTTTGTTGTTTATGCTGCAATTCGTTTTGCATTTTTCCAAGCAACGCTTTGATCTCTTCCATATTCTCTTTTAAAATTAGATGATCGTTATTTTGCGCTTGTAAGCCGCTATTACTCGCTTTGTTATTACTCATTTGGATATTATCGTACAAATAAATATCTTTTTTTTCTTCTGAATTGTAGCTATGGCCATTAAATTGGTTATTGTTGCAAGCCATTTCCTCACTTTGGTCATCATTATCAATGTCCTCTTTTTCACTATTTTCTTTTTTGCCATCTTCTTCCATGTCTTCTGGATACTCTTCCTCAAGGTATAGCACATCATCATTTTCATCCTTTATTTCTGCTTTATCGTTACTTGCGTTTTTACCCGATATAGCTTTTTTTATATCTTCTAGAATATCTTTTACAGATTGATTGCCTTGTTCATCATGCATAGTGCTAATACCATTAAATTTAGAGGTTTATACTATCTATCATAAAAAGCAAATTGTAAACACTAATCACATAATTGCTTTTTGCTTCAACTAAGTCTGAACGTGCTTTAAATAATGCATCTTCAGTGTCCAAAAGGTCAGATGTACTCTTTAAACTTAAGTTTACCTCTTGCTCAACTCCTTCCAATGCTAGAGCTGCTGCTTTTTCCGCTTCTTGACTTGCCTTAATAATGGCCTTTGCTGTCAGCACATTATTCCAAGCATTTACAACTGCTTGTTCTATATTTTTTACCGTTTCATAATAATCGTAGGTAGATTTTTTTGCATCCATTTTAGCTTTACTGACACCAAAAGCATTAACTCCTCTTTTAAAGATTGGAACATCAAGAGTAAAAACAACACTGACCTCTTCTAATAGCTTGTCTAATTTTATACCATCCCCCCCAAAATTTTTGCTTGCGCTTAGATTTAAAGAAGGAAGCAACTTGGAGCTTTCAGCAATCACTTCCATTCCGGCTGCTCTTTTTTGATAAACTGCTGCTTTTAGAGATAAATTATTGGTTTTTGCTAACTGTAAACATTCATTTAGCTCTGGAACAGAAGGTAGTTTATCATTAGCTTCAGAAAGGTCATCAGCATCTTCGCCAATCAAATGATAATAAGCAATATTTGCCAACTTTAATTTACCTTCAGCATCAACTCTTTCGGATATAGAAGACGAAAATTTTGCTTTTGCTAACAAAACTTCAGCATTGGTTACCTCTCCAAGGGAAAAGCGTTTTTTCATAGCTGACAAATGTTCCAAAGAAACGCGTTCTTTATGTTCTCTGAGCTTTAATATTTCTGTCTTTTGTAAAACACCAACATATGCTTTCACAGCATTAAGTGCAAGCTCTTGTTTTAATTGCTGAAATCGCATTTTTTCTGCTTTGAGAAGATGACTTGATCGACTGAATGTGGCAAAGGTGCCACCTCCATCTATTATCTTTTGGCTTAATATCAGGCGTTTTCCAGATAAATTAGATTGACTATAAGGATAAAGATTAAAACTGCTATCGAAGTTGTACTGCAAACTAATGTCAGGTAAAAATCCAACTAACCCAGCAGACTTAAGCTGTTTTTCTGCGCTTTTATATTGGTAAAATTGAGACTTTATTTTTGAGCTATTTTTGATGGCTTTGCTTATCACTTCTCCCACATCGGTTGCATAGCAACTTATAGTACTAAAAATGATCGCAAGTGTGATAATCAATCGAAACATTCTACTTCCTATGCATATTGGTTGCGCAGCTCAATTACTAACATAAATTACTTTAATAATCAATAACTAATATTGTTGACACTATTGAGAAATTAAGTATATTATAGCTTACTATTGTTGGATCAAATAATGAAGACTTTTTTCTTAAAAGAGAAACAAATCAATAAAAAGTGGTTTGTCATAGATGCAGAAGGATTAGTGGTAGGAAGGCTCGCAGCATTTGTAGCGACACTATTACGTGGAAAGCATAAACCTGAGTATACACCTCATATGGATTGTGGCGATAATGTAATTATTATCAACGCAGAAAAGGTGCATTTTACCGGGAAGAAGCTTAAAGATAAAATTTACTATAAGCATACAGGTTATTCTGGTGGTTTGAAGAAAACTACTCCAGATAATATTTTAAATGGCAAATTTCCTGAGCGTGTAATAGAAATGGCAGTGAAAAGGATGCTTGATGATGGGCCTATGGCACGTAGACGCTTTGAAAATTTGTATGTTTATTCTGGTTCAGAGCATAAGCATCAAGGGCAGCAACCTGAAAAGATAGATTTTGCCTCTTTGAATCGTAAAAATAAAAAGTAATGGAGTAAAAATGAAGAGTTCTATAATAAATAACAATGATTGGTCAGAAAAGACAATTAAATCAGCAGTTGATTCGCTTGGTCGTTTATATGCTACAGGCCGAAGAAAAGAATCTGTAGCAAGAGTATGGATAAAGCCAGGAAGTGGAAAATTTAGTGTTAACAAAAAAGGCGATCTAATTTCTTATTTTAAAAGAGAGTCAGTGTGCCAAATAGTAAAAATGCCATTTGTAGCAACTTCTACGTTAGACAAATATGATGTATTTGCAACTGTAAAAGGTGGAGGGCTATCTGGTCAAGCAGGTGCTCTAGCTCATGGAATAAGCAGAGCTTTAAGTAGCGTAAGCCAAGATTTGCATTCTATATTACGTAATGGTGAGTTCTTAACTAGAGATTCACGTGTTGTTGAACGTAAGAAATATGGTCAACATAAAGCTCGGAAAAAGTGTCAATTTTCTAAGAGATAGTTATTTTATAGGGGTGTTTTTTTGTAAGTATTATACAAATATTTGCAAAAGTGTATGATATCCTCTATTTTTGTGATGAATTTAGTTGACTATCGGTGTCAACATAATATGCTGTTTGTGTGATTTTTTCAATATTAAGGTAATTTATGAGTAAAGAAGATATAATAAAACAATTAAAAGAAGATTGTTCTGGTCAGAATATAGATATAACAAAATCTGATTTGAGTGAGATTCATGATGTGTTTATTAAAATAATAAAGAATGAGCTGCATGGGAAAGGTGAAATACGTCTGCATGGAATAGGAACATTTTCTACTGCTATAAGTAAGGAGAAACAATGTCGTAACCCCCAAAATGGTGAGATCATGACTGTTCCTGAAAAGATAAGGGTAAAATTTAAAGCAAGCCAAACTCTTTTAAGTATTTTAAATGGGAAGGAAAAAGCAGCAGTTAGGTAGACATTGTCATTTTCATTGTTTTTACTACGCTGTGTAAGCTGTAAAATACAGCTTCGCTAATTAGATAGTGGCCTATGTTAAGAGCTGAGATGTGAGGTATTCTTGTCATCTTCTTAGCGTGTTTATAAGTTATGCCATGTCCTGCGTGGCATTCTATTCCTAATTTATTGACGTACTCTGCAGCATTAGTAATTAACTGTAACTTTTTCTCTGATGGATTATCACAGTAATCCCCTGTGTGAATTTCTATTATGTCAGGTTTTATCTCTAGCTTCTCAAAATATTTTAGTTGATTAATATTTGGATCGATAAACAGTGAGACTTTTATGCTAGAGCTATGCATTTCCTCTATTATACTAGAAAGTTTACTGTGCATATTCACGATATCTAGGCCACCTTCGGTTGTTAATTCTTCTCTTTTTTCTGGTACTATACTAATCGAATAGGGTTTTACCTTTTTTGCTATTTCGAGCATTTCTTCCGTGGCTGCAATTTCAAGATTTAGCTCAGTGCTAATGCTTTTTTTTAAGTTAAATACATCTTCATCTCTAATATGCCTTCTATCTTCTCGTAAGTGTACAGTAATAAAGTCTGCTCCAGCGTCAATGGCTATTTCTGCTGCTTTCAATGGATCTGGGTAGGAAGTTCCGCGTGCGTTGCGGAGGGTTGCAACGTGATCGATATTAACACCTAGTTTCACAATCTACCTCAAAAATTATTTATGGATTATA encodes the following:
- a CDS encoding adenylosuccinate synthase — protein: MNNIVIIGLQWGDEGKGKIVDYLSENADVVVRFQGGNNAGHTIVIGDEVYKLNLLPSAVLRTGKISIIGNGVALDSHALISEIESLKVKGVDVNYNNLMVSESCPLILSVHKDKEKLFEDLNGNHKIGTTNKGIGPCYEDKVGRRAIRLCDLENADELNKRVDTLLNYHNAIRKGLNYQVVKKEEILKEIQGISKKILSYKKPVWRILNDFVKEGKKIIFEGAQGTFLDIEHGTYPFVTSSNTVASQAITGSGLASNAYIIGVVKAYTTRVGNGPFPTEQKNEIGDSLFTIGKELGTVSNRRRRCGWFDAVLVRQAAQLSGVSSIVLTKLDVLDSFDTIKICTDYKYSGKMYDYLPASHSIQEKLEPIYEEFPGWKENTQGKRSIETLPINLIKYIDRLEKLIGVPIHLISTSPKREDVIELKDF
- a CDS encoding GNAT family N-acetyltransferase, whose translation is MKIEHTTSPSSKDIEFLLKKINEETVDKGTCNPFAFFIRDDTEQIIAGCSGFVIYGSIYTDLLWVHSDYRRKGMGKQLMEEVHDYGREMHCKIATVVTMNSKIFKEPTSIFNVSVHVIPQIISVFLFYLSIYHFLYLVY
- the ccmC gene encoding heme ABC transporter permease CcmC, translated to MFLLKPTNFTFFSKKALPWLGIVCFACFLIGMFLALFFSPEDYKQGEIVRIMYIHVPSAWLALGIYGLIASLSFISLVWNNSIASVLAHAAAPAGTVFSAMCLITGSIWGKGTWGTWWVWDARLTSMLILFFLYVGYLSLWSAFDNEARAEKSAAVFAIFSAINIPIVKFSVNLWSTLHQPASILRRGGVAIESSLLLPLIVMFMFCATFFLVVWILYSLHLINLYKIKREISMRY
- a CDS encoding pyruvate, water dikinase regulatory protein, with amino-acid sequence MTLKKLNLHLVSDSSGETVISVAKSALKHFRSVETIEYVWSFVKEEEQIDKILEEINKKSDEHNFVICTITDDELRKYLKDNCIKSKIPYRAILSHIIREISSYLEIEKDEKLDLHTEINNEYFQRIEAINYTINHDDGQNIQDIDKADIILVGVSRTSKSPTSMYLAYRGYKVANVPFVSEVPFYVDLAKLKNKLAIGVTINPSRLVEIRKNRLTSMNDKDNNTYASPTKVEKEIKEAEELFKQNNWPIIDVTRKSIEEVSATIIQYFNKMLSID
- the ykgO gene encoding type B 50S ribosomal protein L36, producing the protein MKVKSSLKSHRNRDKNCKVVKRGGKIYIINKVKPRCKARQGS
- a CDS encoding FtsB family cell division protein, with the translated sequence MLISKKKQKLLCLSAALLISSLTLYFSISTITGKRGLLTLIDLKKEIEYNKLLLKDVSSEKKKLDNKVFGLYEKSLDLDLLDEQAKNALGYVNPNELMVVLDVE
- a CDS encoding ankyrin repeat domain-containing protein, with protein sequence MAIEREKFFEIIREVSKSKDLSSDNVLKKVQDKLKKKSDENGIDSPYTIVYNIFKSNSFYKNHEFKLQTPDNTTARGTLLHFAVQCANALMVKLLLENKVSVTMKDHSGLTPLNIATSNGNQEIVQLLLSANANPQLEKNKDKTPRDIIIKTNKTPEGLVVNGNNAAAAPANVISPYLKQHDATRNDKQTSVTGESSDSTVDEQYLSVKDRIKKIESLRETHATCSDEQISTSLNESSSSDDSGICTESEDGEDIDAKNEELKKLEKELGESKSCIAEHETKLKEFNKENESLKQKIKSLENENTPLKSELGKTKTKTNKLSLEKVGKRQFSPKVAYASLAAMLVVGAALSIASGLSALLIVAASVVSALIAGGITYTISKPIAPDTELKGVDIQGSAQHGVCKT
- a CDS encoding RlmE family RNA methyltransferase, with the protein product MNDQYVRKTSKDGYRSRSAYKLVEMDNKFKLFQEGQKIIDLGASPGGWSQVASQKGANVVALDMKPMNAINGVEFIQCDIINGLEILREKFKDQKFDVILSDMAPESCGLKSLDHIRIMLLCEAALNFAKHFLSHGGTFVVKIFQGESDKDFCNELKKMFKTVKYFKPKSSRSESTEMYLVSLGFIGSKPSI
- a CDS encoding PopZ family protein; its protein translation is MHDEQGNQSVKDILEDIKKAISGKNASNDKAEIKDENDDVLYLEEEYPEDMEEDGKKENSEKEDIDNDDQSEEMACNNNQFNGHSYNSEEKKDIYLYDNIQMSNNKASNSGLQAQNNDHLILKENMEEIKALLGKMQNELQHKQQKRANLTVEELVTSLLKPQLSEWLNKYLHALVKEVVEKELKDIINNK
- a CDS encoding TolC family protein, coding for MFRLIITLAIIFSTISCYATDVGEVISKAIKNSSKIKSQFYQYKSAEKQLKSAGLVGFLPDISLQYNFDSSFNLYPYSQSNLSGKRLILSQKIIDGGGTFATFSRSSHLLKAEKMRFQQLKQELALNAVKAYVGVLQKTEILKLREHKERVSLEHLSAMKKRFSLGEVTNAEVLLAKAKFSSSISERVDAEGKLKLANIAYYHLIGEDADDLSEANDKLPSVPELNECLQLAKTNNLSLKAAVYQKRAAGMEVIAESSKLLPSLNLSASKNFGGDGIKLDKLLEEVSVVFTLDVPIFKRGVNAFGVSKAKMDAKKSTYDYYETVKNIEQAVVNAWNNVLTAKAIIKASQEAEKAAALALEGVEQEVNLSLKSTSDLLDTEDALFKARSDLVEAKSNYVISVYNLLFMIDSINL